Proteins encoded together in one Deinococcus hopiensis KR-140 window:
- a CDS encoding NUDIX hydrolase, with the protein METLSLPPQATQVGLAVDVAAFAMHAGELRVLLVQRGELPHARTWALPGGFVQVGEALHEAALRELGTETTVKLEPRHLEQFYTFGEVNRDPRGRIVSVAHLAVLPHGTVEVAGGGHTLGAAWFPAHTPPTLAFDHAAILDRAIKRLQLRLEYANLALEFLPDTFTLPELQGVYEAILNRPLDKRNFRKRLLAQSILVASGERRSGVGRPAQLYRRAKGTRTAAL; encoded by the coding sequence ATGGAGACACTCTCGCTTCCGCCCCAGGCCACACAAGTGGGTCTGGCGGTGGACGTGGCGGCCTTCGCCATGCACGCGGGAGAGCTGAGGGTCCTGCTGGTGCAGCGTGGCGAATTGCCCCACGCCCGCACCTGGGCGCTGCCGGGCGGTTTCGTGCAGGTGGGCGAGGCCCTGCACGAGGCCGCCCTGCGTGAACTGGGTACCGAAACCACCGTGAAGCTTGAACCCCGCCACCTGGAGCAGTTCTATACCTTTGGGGAGGTTAACCGGGACCCACGCGGGCGCATCGTGTCCGTCGCGCACCTGGCCGTGCTGCCCCACGGTACGGTCGAAGTGGCGGGAGGCGGGCACACCCTGGGCGCGGCGTGGTTTCCGGCCCACACGCCTCCCACCCTGGCCTTCGATCACGCCGCCATCCTGGACCGCGCGATCAAGCGGCTGCAGCTGCGGCTGGAGTACGCCAACCTGGCGCTGGAATTCCTGCCCGACACCTTTACGCTGCCGGAGTTGCAGGGTGTGTACGAGGCCATCCTCAACCGCCCGCTGGACAAGCGGAATTTCCGCAAACGCCTCCTCGCCCAGAGCATTCTGGTGGCAAGTGGCGAGCGGCGCAGCGGCGTGGGCCGCCCCGCCCAGCTCTACCGCCGGGCCAAGGGAACGCGAACGGCGGCGCTGTAG
- a CDS encoding c-type cytochrome: protein MKNTFAVTMTLLLALTLGGSLTGYRMATTPHEAEKAGAQGTAESASTPSGAGTSNVAVGTKGDGVVSNQEAAVNAGESRPLAAPGGDGPNATMNGATVTLQNKAGGPNAGVTGEVPQTGKVAGAATSAPGGNSDVAPGAQTDSGAEQSPGGVSGDKTQSPTSNDTDKTELGQTGASNTEKAAAGSPGMSDSKAAEVSSALSGDTAEGQKKFVATCSGCHGPDGKGGIGPALNGDKGPGTWMIEQFQAAVRQGHAPDRELGAVMPRFTTEQLSDEDLTDIYAYLKTLRQ, encoded by the coding sequence ATGAAGAACACGTTTGCCGTCACCATGACGCTGCTGCTGGCGCTGACGCTGGGCGGCTCGCTGACGGGTTACCGCATGGCCACCACCCCCCACGAGGCCGAGAAGGCCGGGGCCCAGGGCACCGCCGAGAGCGCGAGCACCCCCTCGGGCGCGGGTACCAGCAACGTCGCCGTGGGCACCAAGGGCGACGGCGTGGTGTCCAACCAGGAGGCGGCCGTGAACGCCGGCGAGAGCCGTCCCCTCGCCGCACCCGGCGGCGACGGCCCCAACGCCACCATGAACGGCGCCACCGTAACCCTCCAGAACAAGGCGGGCGGCCCCAACGCCGGTGTGACCGGCGAGGTCCCCCAGACCGGCAAGGTGGCGGGCGCGGCCACCTCGGCTCCCGGCGGTAACTCTGACGTGGCCCCCGGTGCCCAGACAGACAGTGGGGCCGAGCAGAGCCCGGGGGGCGTGAGCGGCGACAAGACCCAGTCGCCCACCTCCAACGACACGGACAAGACTGAACTCGGCCAGACCGGGGCCTCCAACACCGAGAAGGCGGCGGCGGGCAGCCCCGGCATGAGCGACTCCAAGGCCGCTGAGGTTTCCAGCGCCCTCAGCGGCGATACGGCCGAGGGCCAGAAGAAGTTCGTCGCCACCTGCTCGGGCTGCCACGGCCCCGATGGCAAGGGAGGCATAGGTCCGGCCCTGAACGGCGACAAGGGCCCCGGCACCTGGATGATCGAGCAGTTCCAGGCCGCCGTCCGTCAGGGCCATGCCCCGGACCGCGAACTGGGGGCCGTCATGCCGCGCTTTACGACCGAGCAACTCAGCGACGAGGACCTTACCGACATCTACGCTTACCTCAAGACGCTCCGGCAATAG
- a CDS encoding phosphate signaling complex PhoU family protein, with product MTNGQTSTTHLTARFLRMLSLALEELDAVRDAFRRAEYAGLTLRAGALERETDALEREIEDACLRAFAGPLSPDALAFHLMVFRSLTNLERVGDYAFGVARDLEALAPRTRSATLQDVLPLVNLLVEMLEKLAYAFAERDVQAARQVMRLDAEGVDALYEQMLRASLTRLHERPDDVEVALTANRMARNLERLGDHLVNVAERLETMVLRGQGQVEAQAG from the coding sequence ATGACCAACGGCCAGACCAGCACCACGCACCTGACCGCCCGCTTTCTGCGGATGCTGAGCCTGGCGCTGGAGGAACTGGACGCCGTGCGCGACGCCTTCCGCCGCGCCGAGTATGCGGGCCTGACATTGCGCGCCGGGGCCCTGGAGCGCGAGACCGACGCGCTGGAGCGCGAGATTGAGGACGCCTGCCTGCGCGCCTTTGCCGGGCCGCTCTCGCCGGACGCCCTCGCCTTTCACCTGATGGTGTTTCGCAGCCTGACCAATCTGGAGCGCGTGGGCGACTACGCCTTCGGGGTGGCGCGGGACCTCGAGGCCCTCGCCCCCCGTACCCGCAGCGCCACCCTGCAGGACGTGCTGCCGCTGGTCAACCTGCTGGTGGAGATGCTGGAAAAGCTGGCGTACGCGTTTGCGGAGCGCGACGTGCAGGCGGCCCGCCAGGTGATGCGCCTGGATGCCGAGGGGGTGGACGCCCTGTACGAACAGATGCTGCGCGCCAGCCTCACGCGGCTGCACGAGCGCCCCGACGACGTGGAGGTGGCCCTGACCGCCAACCGCATGGCCCGTAACCTGGAGCGGCTGGGCGATCACCTCGTCAACGTGGCCGAGCGGCTGGAGACGATGGTGTTGCGCGGACAGGGCCAGGTGGAGGCGCAGGCAGGATGA
- a CDS encoding GNAT family N-acetyltransferase, translating into MTRASNPRPPAPSDAWLRPVPLTGRRVSLVPLTPDHAPDLHAGADEDTYALLSRGGPEPRSVEGWASYITRLNALPTRINWAVLVEGRAVGRISYSEVRAGDRWVEVGTMLVPSAQGVGVNPEAKLLLMDRAFDVLGANRVHFKVDARNARSLRAVEKLGAVREGVLRQYQVRPDGYARDSVMFSVLHSEWPEVRAGLEARVEAGR; encoded by the coding sequence ATGACGCGCGCCTCCAACCCCCGGCCTCCCGCCCCGTCTGACGCGTGGCTGCGGCCCGTTCCCCTGACCGGCAGGCGCGTCTCCCTCGTGCCGCTCACGCCAGACCATGCGCCTGACCTGCACGCGGGAGCGGACGAGGACACCTACGCCCTGCTCTCGCGGGGGGGACCGGAACCGCGCAGCGTGGAGGGCTGGGCCAGCTACATCACGCGGCTCAACGCTCTGCCCACCCGGATCAACTGGGCCGTGCTCGTGGAGGGACGGGCGGTGGGCCGCATCAGTTACAGCGAGGTTCGCGCGGGAGACCGCTGGGTGGAGGTGGGCACCATGCTCGTTCCCAGCGCGCAGGGGGTGGGCGTGAACCCGGAGGCCAAACTGCTGCTGATGGACCGGGCCTTCGACGTGCTGGGCGCGAACCGCGTTCACTTTAAGGTGGACGCCCGCAATGCCCGCAGCCTGCGCGCGGTGGAAAAGCTGGGGGCTGTGCGGGAAGGGGTGCTGCGGCAGTACCAGGTGCGCCCTGACGGTTACGCCCGCGACAGCGTGATGTTTAGCGTCTTGCACAGCGAGTGGCCGGAGGTGCGCGCCGGACTGGAGGCCCGGGTGGAAGCTGGAAGATGA
- a CDS encoding TetR/AcrR family transcriptional regulator yields the protein MARRVNPIQDRRRRAALEQAAYLAIYERGYAGVTLSDVAGYAGVSKGTLAYHFGSRSGLLAAVMRRFTRTITVATRRALRQAATPGAKLAAYVDNQFYGVENTRRFYTVALDFLAAATRDPELMAVQRDFQRETLTLDLELARLGGEAGAEERARLMRAVVEGLSVRFLADAEPDLTAYRAECLRGLRALLGWPAEAAPAGESA from the coding sequence ATGGCCCGCCGAGTCAATCCCATTCAGGACCGGAGGCGACGCGCGGCGCTGGAGCAGGCGGCGTACCTGGCGATCTACGAACGCGGCTACGCGGGCGTGACGCTCTCCGACGTTGCGGGGTACGCTGGCGTGAGCAAGGGCACGCTGGCCTACCACTTCGGCAGCCGCTCGGGCCTGCTCGCCGCCGTGATGCGCCGCTTTACCCGCACCATCACCGTCGCCACCCGGCGGGCGCTGCGGCAGGCGGCCACGCCCGGGGCCAAGCTCGCCGCCTACGTGGACAACCAGTTTTACGGCGTCGAAAACACCCGGCGCTTTTACACCGTCGCGCTGGACTTCCTGGCTGCCGCCACCCGGGACCCCGAACTGATGGCCGTGCAGCGCGACTTTCAGCGCGAAACCCTGACGCTGGATCTGGAGCTGGCGCGGCTGGGCGGAGAAGCGGGAGCCGAGGAGCGGGCGCGGCTTATGCGCGCCGTGGTGGAGGGCCTGAGCGTGCGCTTTCTGGCCGACGCGGAGCCCGATTTGACAGCTTATAGGGCGGAGTGCTTGCGGGGACTGCGGGCGCTGCTGGGGTGGCCGGCGGAGGCGGCGCCCGCAGGAGAAAGCGCCTGA
- a CDS encoding YbaB/EbfC family nucleoid-associated protein — translation MDMKKLMKQMQQAQAAASKIQENLAAQTVEGTASGLVTVTMNGHGKVLGLKINPGAVDPDDVEALEDLLLVALQDASGKADALQQEATNGLRIPGF, via the coding sequence ATGGACATGAAAAAATTGATGAAACAGATGCAGCAGGCCCAGGCCGCCGCTTCCAAAATCCAGGAGAATCTCGCTGCGCAAACGGTGGAGGGCACGGCCAGCGGCCTCGTGACCGTCACCATGAACGGGCACGGCAAGGTGCTGGGACTCAAGATCAACCCAGGGGCCGTGGACCCGGACGACGTGGAAGCCCTTGAAGACCTGCTGCTCGTCGCGCTGCAAGACGCGTCGGGCAAGGCCGACGCGCTGCAGCAGGAAGCGACGAACGGGCTGAGGATTCCCGGCTTCTGA
- the pstB gene encoding phosphate ABC transporter ATP-binding protein PstB: MTPLLSASDVSIFYGEKQAVRNVHLNVNRGTVNALIGPSGCGKTTFLRAINRMHDLTPGARVTGTILLDGEDVYGSGVDPVSMRRRVGMVFQKPNPFPTMSVFDNVVSGLKLAGIRDGKRLMEVAERSLRGAALWDEVKDRLKTPATGLSGGQQQRLCIARALAVEPEILLMDEPTSALDPASTAKIEDLMTDLKKVTTIIIVTHNMHQAARVSDTTSFFLNGDLVEHGQTDRIFTSPGDERTEAYVTGRFG; the protein is encoded by the coding sequence ATGACCCCTCTTCTCAGCGCCAGCGACGTCAGCATCTTTTATGGTGAGAAACAGGCTGTGCGAAACGTCCATCTCAACGTCAACCGTGGCACCGTGAATGCCCTGATCGGCCCTTCCGGCTGCGGCAAGACCACTTTTCTGCGGGCAATCAACCGCATGCATGACCTGACGCCCGGCGCGCGGGTAACGGGTACCATCCTGCTGGACGGTGAGGACGTGTACGGCTCGGGCGTGGACCCCGTGTCTATGCGCCGCCGCGTGGGTATGGTCTTTCAGAAGCCCAATCCCTTTCCCACCATGAGCGTGTTCGACAACGTGGTGAGCGGCCTGAAGCTCGCGGGCATCCGCGACGGCAAGCGCCTGATGGAAGTCGCAGAGCGTTCCCTGCGTGGCGCGGCGCTGTGGGATGAGGTCAAAGACCGACTCAAAACCCCGGCGACGGGTCTGTCGGGCGGTCAGCAGCAGCGCCTGTGCATTGCGCGCGCGCTGGCGGTAGAACCCGAAATTCTGCTGATGGACGAGCCGACTTCGGCGCTTGACCCCGCCAGCACCGCCAAGATCGAGGACCTGATGACGGACCTGAAAAAGGTCACCACCATTATCATCGTCACGCACAACATGCACCAGGCGGCGCGCGTGTCCGATACCACCTCGTTCTTTCTGAACGGCGATCTGGTGGAGCACGGCCAGACGGACCGTATCTTTACCAGCCCAGGTGACGAGCGGACCGAGGCGTATGTGACGGGCCGCTTCGGCTGA
- a CDS encoding group III truncated hemoglobin: protein MTSRLLLSTPPLPQFGLEVEEATLEGLTGAVGLLVPHDGEPVADVRARPDRWARLTLVSQAVRRGLPVLGWGAGAALLGRVLGAKVRAEPQPGLADEWAELPRDAEVVQRQGEAPLLWQAGQVTAWAGVDLPPEVLAEFLEGRTLPKGARQIDALETVGGEAGLRLLLDDFYARIQHDEVLGPIFAVHVEDWDAHLDRVTAFWVTVLSGAAVWRGNLNHVHARLGIRGVHLERWLTLFQEAAERHLSPEAARLLTWRAGAMGARLGRRGVGNRPHSRRVP, encoded by the coding sequence GTGACCTCCAGGCTGCTGCTCTCCACCCCCCCCCTACCCCAGTTTGGACTGGAGGTGGAGGAGGCGACGTTGGAGGGACTGACCGGCGCAGTGGGTCTGCTCGTGCCCCATGACGGTGAGCCTGTCGCGGATGTGCGGGCGCGCCCGGACCGCTGGGCGCGGCTCACGCTGGTGTCGCAGGCCGTGCGGCGAGGACTGCCGGTGCTGGGCTGGGGTGCAGGCGCAGCGCTTTTGGGCCGGGTCCTGGGCGCGAAGGTGCGGGCCGAGCCGCAGCCCGGCCTCGCGGACGAGTGGGCCGAGTTGCCCCGCGACGCCGAGGTTGTGCAGCGGCAGGGCGAAGCGCCGCTGCTGTGGCAGGCGGGGCAGGTCACGGCCTGGGCGGGCGTAGACTTGCCACCCGAGGTTCTCGCCGAGTTTCTGGAAGGGCGAACGCTGCCGAAGGGCGCGCGGCAGATCGACGCACTCGAAACGGTAGGTGGCGAAGCTGGCCTGCGCCTCCTGCTGGATGATTTCTATGCCCGTATCCAGCACGACGAGGTGCTGGGTCCAATCTTTGCCGTCCACGTCGAGGACTGGGACGCACATCTGGACCGGGTCACGGCCTTCTGGGTAACGGTGCTGAGCGGCGCTGCGGTATGGCGGGGCAACCTGAATCACGTACACGCGAGGCTGGGTATTCGGGGCGTTCATCTGGAACGCTGGCTGACCCTCTTTCAAGAAGCGGCGGAGCGGCACCTCTCCCCCGAAGCAGCGAGGCTCCTGACCTGGCGGGCTGGGGCGATGGGCGCACGCCTGGGTCGCCGGGGGGTGGGGAACCGTCCTCATTCAAGACGCGTACCGTAG
- the recR gene encoding recombination mediator RecR gives MKYPPSLVALIRELSRLPGIGPKSAQRLAFHLFEQPREDIERLAGALLAAKRELHTCPVCFNITDAERCDVCSDASRDQGLVCVVEEPGDVIAIERSGEYSGLYHVLHGVLSPMNGVGPEQLHIRPLLPRVQEGMEVILATGTTVEGDATALYLQRLLEPLGATVSRIAYGLPVGGALEYADEVTLGRALTGRQRVSKA, from the coding sequence GTGAAGTACCCGCCCTCTCTGGTGGCGCTTATCCGGGAGTTGTCGCGGCTCCCGGGCATCGGACCCAAAAGCGCGCAGCGGCTCGCGTTCCACCTGTTCGAGCAGCCACGCGAGGACATCGAGCGGCTGGCAGGAGCGCTCCTGGCAGCCAAGCGGGAGCTGCATACCTGCCCGGTCTGCTTCAACATCACGGACGCCGAACGCTGCGACGTGTGCAGCGACGCCTCGCGCGATCAGGGGCTGGTGTGCGTGGTGGAGGAACCCGGCGACGTGATCGCCATTGAGCGCAGCGGCGAATACAGCGGGCTGTACCATGTGCTGCACGGCGTTCTGAGCCCCATGAACGGCGTCGGGCCTGAGCAGCTGCATATCCGGCCCCTGCTGCCGCGCGTGCAAGAGGGCATGGAGGTGATCCTCGCGACGGGCACCACCGTGGAGGGTGACGCCACCGCGCTGTACCTTCAGCGGCTGCTCGAACCGTTGGGGGCCACCGTGAGCCGCATTGCCTACGGTCTGCCGGTGGGCGGCGCGCTGGAATACGCCGACGAGGTAACGCTGGGCCGAGCGCTGACCGGGCGGCAACGGGTCAGCAAGGCGTAG
- a CDS encoding S49 family peptidase, translating to MAPLNIPFLKTLEDKLPDGVTHPTWIVLDVTGSYAARQPSNPIQALLNREETLEGLEARIEKLRGAGWLHGVLIRISEFTGSPATAHAIRGLLAHLAEAKRVVAYLPQLTMTALLAASGTTEIVAPESADVMVPGFAVQPTFLGAFLKKNGIEFENLRIREYKAALTRFSQEHMDEANREQLTAYLNGLETAWALDLADARGVSENAARSWLTGELTSAQAALDAGLITQVAYEDELVGPGTRPIAAVLDLLMPQKPSQPKAGRVAVVSVIGAIVTGKSRNNPLPLPLLGGPQAGSDTVVAALRRAKKDDKTKAIVLYVDSGGGSALASDLIWREVATSEKPVVAVMGEYAASGGYYVLTHAKHVVASPYTLTGSIGVVSGKPVMREFNARHGLNPESVGRERALMYSAARPFSDEERSHVERSIAEVYDRFVSRVAEGRKLSTDRVNAIGRGRIWSGLDALNLGLVDELGDLRVGIQKARELAGLPDDAPTWNAAPARNGPLPEFMQEAARAAQVGVWPFGRERVLTWLDQEVKVR from the coding sequence ATGGCTCCCCTGAACATTCCCTTCCTGAAAACCCTCGAGGACAAGCTTCCCGACGGCGTGACGCACCCCACCTGGATCGTCCTCGACGTGACCGGCTCCTACGCGGCGCGGCAGCCCAGCAATCCAATCCAGGCGCTCCTGAACCGTGAGGAAACGCTGGAGGGACTGGAGGCGCGCATCGAGAAACTCCGGGGGGCGGGGTGGCTTCACGGGGTCCTCATCCGCATCTCGGAGTTCACGGGTTCGCCCGCCACGGCGCACGCCATCCGGGGCCTGCTCGCGCATCTGGCAGAAGCCAAGCGCGTCGTCGCGTATCTGCCGCAGCTCACCATGACGGCGCTGCTCGCGGCCAGCGGCACCACCGAGATTGTGGCCCCCGAATCGGCGGATGTGATGGTCCCCGGCTTCGCGGTTCAGCCCACCTTCCTGGGCGCGTTCCTGAAAAAGAACGGCATCGAGTTCGAGAACCTGCGAATCCGGGAATACAAGGCGGCCCTGACCCGCTTCTCGCAGGAGCACATGGACGAGGCCAACCGCGAACAGCTCACGGCGTACCTGAACGGATTGGAAACGGCCTGGGCGCTGGACCTTGCTGACGCGCGGGGCGTGAGCGAGAACGCGGCCCGTTCATGGCTGACGGGCGAACTCACGAGCGCGCAGGCGGCGCTGGACGCCGGGCTGATTACCCAGGTGGCCTACGAGGACGAGCTCGTCGGCCCCGGTACCCGGCCCATCGCCGCGGTGCTGGACTTGCTGATGCCGCAAAAGCCGTCTCAGCCGAAAGCCGGGCGGGTGGCAGTGGTGTCCGTGATCGGCGCCATCGTGACTGGCAAGAGCCGCAACAACCCGCTGCCCCTGCCGCTGCTGGGCGGCCCGCAGGCAGGCTCCGATACCGTCGTCGCTGCGCTTCGCCGAGCCAAGAAGGACGACAAGACCAAGGCCATCGTGCTGTACGTGGACAGTGGCGGCGGCTCGGCGCTCGCCTCGGACCTGATCTGGCGCGAGGTGGCGACCTCGGAAAAGCCCGTGGTGGCCGTGATGGGCGAGTATGCCGCGAGTGGGGGCTACTACGTCCTGACCCACGCCAAACACGTGGTTGCCAGCCCTTACACCCTAACCGGCAGCATCGGCGTGGTGAGCGGCAAGCCCGTGATGCGCGAGTTCAACGCCCGCCACGGCCTGAATCCCGAATCGGTAGGCCGCGAACGTGCCCTGATGTATTCGGCAGCCCGGCCCTTCAGCGACGAGGAACGCTCGCACGTGGAGCGGAGCATCGCCGAGGTCTACGACCGCTTTGTCTCACGGGTGGCCGAAGGCCGCAAGCTGAGCACCGATCGCGTCAACGCGATCGGTCGGGGCCGCATCTGGAGCGGTCTGGACGCCCTGAACCTCGGCCTGGTGGACGAATTGGGTGATTTGCGCGTGGGGATTCAGAAAGCGCGTGAACTCGCGGGGCTCCCCGACGACGCCCCCACCTGGAACGCCGCGCCCGCCCGCAACGGCCCCCTGCCCGAATTCATGCAGGAAGCCGCCCGCGCCGCGCAGGTGGGCGTATGGCCCTTCGGCCGCGAGCGGGTGCTGACGTGGCTGGATCAGGAAGTCAAAGTTCGCTAG
- a CDS encoding M3 family oligoendopeptidase, producing the protein MTTTERLEAGAHELPRWRTDDLYAGLNDPQLSADLKALGGEVRALEAIFDALGVRKGGNVATPEALEQVLGAMNTLVLHLVPVRGYLQAFVTTDSRNAAAEQMMGELTTLALPLGPLRSRLTAWLGEADVDALLAASEVARAHEHLLRRSTVYAQHQMTPQEEDLAARLRPSGAGGWAKLHGNVSSQLSGEYRGQRLPVTALRALATDPDEAVRRDAFEAELNVWQDCEVVLTAAMNGVKGEEGTLAVRRGFPDAVAPSLLTHGIDRETLEAMQSAVVRSLPDFRRYFAAKARALGKDKMDWWDLFAPLGRSETEWTYEAGTRFVERQFRGYSQKLGDYAARAFREGWIDAGPREGKRGGAFCMGWRGDESRILMNHDPSLDSVSTLAHELGHGYHNLLKAPKTALQRETPMTLAETASIFCETIIQNAALEGATGEERLYVLETQLLGHAQVVVDIHSRFLFERAVFQKRAERDLTGQELNNLMTWAQRETYGDALNTTHPYMWAVKPHYYSLGFYNYPYTFGLLFGLGLYAQYRQAKAEGREADFQARYDDLLSSTGLAGARTLAARFGIDLHAPEFWEESLDLIRGQIREYEKIIG; encoded by the coding sequence ATGACCACCACCGAAAGGCTTGAGGCCGGAGCGCATGAACTGCCCCGCTGGCGAACCGATGACCTGTACGCGGGCCTGAACGATCCCCAGCTTTCCGCTGACCTCAAAGCGCTGGGCGGGGAAGTCCGTGCGCTGGAAGCCATCTTCGACGCTCTGGGTGTGCGCAAGGGCGGAAACGTGGCGACGCCGGAAGCGCTGGAGCAGGTGCTGGGCGCGATGAACACCCTCGTCCTGCATCTGGTTCCCGTGCGCGGCTACCTCCAAGCCTTCGTGACCACCGACAGCCGCAACGCTGCCGCTGAGCAGATGATGGGCGAACTGACCACCCTGGCCCTGCCCCTGGGGCCGTTGCGCTCGCGCCTGACCGCGTGGCTGGGCGAGGCGGACGTGGACGCGCTGCTCGCCGCATCGGAAGTGGCCCGCGCCCACGAGCACCTCCTGCGCCGCAGCACCGTGTACGCCCAGCACCAGATGACCCCGCAGGAGGAGGACCTCGCCGCGCGCTTGCGTCCCAGTGGGGCGGGCGGCTGGGCCAAGCTGCACGGCAACGTGTCCAGCCAGTTGAGCGGGGAGTACCGCGGCCAGAGGCTTCCCGTGACGGCCCTGCGCGCCCTTGCCACCGATCCGGACGAAGCGGTGCGGCGCGACGCTTTTGAAGCCGAGCTGAACGTCTGGCAGGATTGCGAAGTGGTGCTCACCGCTGCCATGAACGGCGTCAAGGGCGAGGAGGGCACCCTCGCCGTCCGCCGGGGTTTCCCTGACGCTGTGGCCCCCAGCCTGCTTACCCACGGCATCGACCGCGAGACCCTGGAGGCCATGCAGAGCGCGGTGGTGCGTTCCCTCCCCGACTTCCGCCGCTATTTCGCAGCCAAAGCCCGCGCGCTGGGCAAGGACAAGATGGACTGGTGGGACCTCTTCGCGCCGCTGGGCCGCAGTGAAACCGAGTGGACCTACGAGGCGGGGACACGCTTTGTCGAACGGCAGTTCCGGGGTTACTCGCAAAAGCTCGGAGACTACGCCGCGCGCGCCTTTCGTGAAGGCTGGATCGACGCCGGGCCGCGGGAAGGCAAGCGCGGCGGGGCCTTCTGCATGGGCTGGCGCGGCGACGAGAGCCGCATCCTCATGAACCACGATCCCAGCCTCGACAGCGTATCCACCCTCGCGCACGAACTGGGGCACGGCTACCACAACCTGCTGAAGGCGCCCAAGACGGCCCTACAGCGCGAGACGCCCATGACGCTGGCCGAAACCGCCTCCATCTTCTGCGAGACGATCATTCAGAATGCGGCGCTGGAGGGGGCGACGGGCGAGGAACGGCTCTACGTGCTGGAAACCCAACTGCTGGGGCACGCGCAGGTGGTGGTGGATATTCACTCGCGCTTCTTGTTCGAGCGGGCCGTCTTCCAGAAACGGGCCGAGCGGGACCTGACGGGGCAGGAACTGAACAACTTGATGACCTGGGCGCAGCGCGAGACGTACGGCGACGCGCTAAACACCACGCACCCCTACATGTGGGCCGTCAAGCCGCACTACTACAGCCTGGGCTTTTACAACTATCCGTACACTTTCGGCTTGCTGTTCGGGCTCGGCCTGTACGCCCAGTACCGGCAGGCCAAGGCCGAAGGCCGTGAGGCCGACTTCCAGGCCCGCTACGACGATTTGCTCTCCAGCACTGGACTGGCCGGCGCCCGCACCCTCGCTGCCCGCTTTGGCATTGATCTGCACGCGCCCGAGTTCTGGGAAGAAAGCCTGGACTTGATCCGGGGGCAAATTCGGGAGTACGAGAAGATCATTGGGTAG
- a CDS encoding helical backbone metal receptor: MSAVPLRLASLTSSNSDILAALGVSGWMVAADSHSDAPGMDGAVRLGPDLNIDVEALRKLRPDLVLGSLSVPGMARVVEAVRAAGLPLLVLDPVSVPATLGSIREIGRAIGLEGHADEIAALLERELHALARSYPRPPRVLVEWWPRPIIAATRESWVTDLLETLGAENALKDRPGRSTPLTLDEVRASRPDLIVCSWCGAKKLRPEVIEARGLGVPVACVPESGLGRPGPRLIEGARQIAAALGRLEVG; the protein is encoded by the coding sequence ATGTCCGCCGTGCCCCTCCGCCTCGCCTCGCTGACCTCCTCGAACTCGGACATTCTCGCCGCGCTGGGGGTCAGCGGCTGGATGGTCGCCGCCGACAGCCACAGTGACGCGCCGGGGATGGACGGGGCCGTGCGGCTGGGTCCTGACCTGAATATCGACGTGGAAGCGCTGCGAAAGTTACGGCCGGACCTCGTGCTGGGCAGCCTGAGCGTGCCTGGCATGGCGCGGGTGGTGGAGGCGGTCCGGGCGGCGGGCCTGCCCCTGCTCGTCCTCGATCCCGTAAGCGTGCCGGCCACCCTGGGCAGCATCCGCGAGATTGGGAGGGCCATCGGCTTGGAGGGCCACGCCGATGAAATCGCCGCCTTGCTGGAGCGCGAACTGCACGCCCTGGCCCGCAGCTACCCCCGTCCTCCGCGCGTCCTGGTGGAGTGGTGGCCCAGGCCCATCATTGCCGCGACCCGCGAGTCGTGGGTCACGGACCTGCTGGAGACGCTGGGGGCCGAGAACGCGCTGAAAGACAGGCCAGGCCGCAGCACGCCGCTAACGCTGGACGAGGTGCGCGCCTCAAGGCCCGATCTGATCGTCTGCTCGTGGTGTGGGGCGAAAAAACTGCGTCCTGAAGTGATTGAGGCGCGGGGGCTGGGCGTGCCTGTCGCCTGCGTGCCCGAGAGCGGACTGGGCCGTCCGGGGCCGCGTCTGATTGAGGGGGCGCGGCAGATCGCGGCGGCATTGGGGCGGCTGGAGGTGGGGTAG